Proteins encoded by one window of Candidatus Methylomirabilota bacterium:
- a CDS encoding nitrile hydratase accessory protein: MRNIVSRPDGRRIHVARMLGQLFVCADACCCGRVQDGYAPVPRDLYHTEWERRSLRNRVHLTIGGCLGPCALANVAMLLFDGRQAWFHSIATDAQVVALYDWIEGLVRAEEWSPPPPALAAYQFTASTWEERPDGQPVADLHLRQGAPQPKACRVPPPAGLPPAALHDNAASDRLLANMDGPAAVPRKNGELVFEEPWEGRVFGMAVALHDHRLYGWGEFQRQLIAQIAQAEARGEESRYYERWLASFERLLADKGLVTPEELEDRTEAFEFGERDEVY, from the coding sequence GTGCGCAATATCGTCTCGCGTCCGGACGGCCGACGCATTCACGTGGCGCGCATGCTCGGGCAGCTCTTCGTCTGCGCCGACGCCTGCTGCTGCGGGCGCGTCCAGGACGGCTACGCGCCCGTGCCGCGCGACCTCTACCATACCGAATGGGAGCGGCGCAGCCTGCGCAACCGCGTGCATCTCACCATCGGCGGCTGCCTCGGCCCCTGCGCGCTGGCCAATGTGGCGATGCTGCTCTTCGACGGGCGGCAGGCCTGGTTCCACTCGATCGCGACGGACGCGCAGGTCGTGGCGCTCTACGACTGGATCGAGGGATTGGTCCGCGCGGAGGAGTGGTCGCCGCCGCCGCCGGCCCTTGCGGCCTACCAGTTCACCGCATCCACGTGGGAAGAGCGGCCCGACGGCCAACCCGTGGCCGACTTACACCTCCGCCAGGGCGCGCCGCAGCCGAAGGCCTGCCGCGTCCCGCCGCCCGCGGGCCTCCCGCCCGCGGCGCTCCATGACAATGCCGCGTCGGACAGGCTTCTCGCCAACATGGACGGGCCCGCGGCCGTGCCGCGCAAGAACGGCGAGCTGGTCTTCGAGGAGCCGTGGGAAGGGCGCGTCTTCGGCATGGCCGTCGCGCTCCACGATCACCGTCTCTACGGCTGGGGGGAGTTCCAGCGCCAGTTGATCGCCCAGATCGCCCAGGCCGAGGCGCGCGGCGAGGAGTCGCGCTACTACGAGCGCTGGCTCGCCTCCTTCGAGCGGCTGCTCGCGGACAAGGGCCTCGTCACGCCCGAAGAGCTCGAGGATCGCACCGAGGCCTTCGAGTTCGGCGAGCGCGA